In Pengzhenrongella sicca, a single genomic region encodes these proteins:
- a CDS encoding S8 family serine peptidase, protein MILAAALALPAAAVEPPDPSPSPSGGFTAEPLTPGERLTAPKSPSSRLAQTDPELLARTDSEPVGVVIKLDHDAAASYTGDVAGLAATSPSVTGEPLTGDSAAEEAYTDFQETNEAEVVSELTAAVPTAVVGESLRTVYGGVAATIPADSVEAVLALDGVTAVQKDSLHQLTTDSSPEFINAGPAYYELGGTANAGEGVLYGNLDSGVWPEHPSLADQGNLKPPPGPARECDFGDNPLTPEDDPFVCTNKLVGGAAFLDTYLSSPERADAEMFHTARDSDGHGTHTSTTSAGNIVEEVSALGTALAPIHGIAPGAWVMEYKVCGMGGCFSSDSAAAVGQAIIDGVDVINFSISGGTSPFTDPVELAFLDAYAAGITVSTSAGNDGPGAATANHLSPWVISVGASSQTREFATTLTLTAEDGTVATFDGASLTSGIEELPVVLASAAPYSSPLCDVPAPPGTLTGMIVACERGGNGRVEKGYNVLQGGAAAMVLYNPTLADTETDSHWLPVVHLADGADFLTFMGAKSGVTGSFPAGEPREGQGDVMAAFSSRGPAGLFIKPDVTAPGVQILAGDTPVSESVVSGPPGEYFQAIAGTSMSSPQVAGAAVLIKAVHPTWTPGQIKSALMTTSITDVLKEDTVTPADPFDMGAGRIDVGNSIGAVLTFDETADRYFALGDDPVNAVHLNLPSINAPVMPGRLTTTRTVVNTGKRTVRATTSADTPAESRITVTPKALEIKPGESATITITIGSVAPIGAQQFGSVVITPRHGGALHLPVAFIHTQGDVSLEQTCTPTQLRLWTKKNPSNTTTTCTVEAVNNSADDQVVSLDTTTTRSLLVTGATGATVANPHKVELHDVTLAGSQPGVPSVASGASPAGYLPLDAFGIAPIAVGDEEVVNLDVPAFAYNGRSYSSIGVTSNGYLVAGGATSEDLECCNLPNGPDPARPNDLLAPFWTDLDGTGAPGVFAGVLTDGVNRWVVVEFRLNVFGTTSQRVFEVWLGATGDPTPAQDVSFAYDPANLPADPAGQAFLVGAENGVGDGAVQAVLPTTDLVITSTDPVPGDVASYTFKARAAWQGIALVRTEMVASGVPGVTVEQDQITVKKIP, encoded by the coding sequence GTGATCCTGGCCGCGGCGCTCGCACTCCCAGCGGCCGCCGTCGAGCCCCCGGATCCGAGCCCTTCGCCCTCGGGCGGATTCACCGCCGAGCCGCTGACGCCGGGCGAGCGCCTCACGGCGCCGAAGTCGCCCTCCAGCCGGCTCGCGCAGACCGACCCCGAGCTGCTGGCCCGCACGGACTCCGAGCCGGTCGGCGTCGTCATCAAGCTCGACCACGACGCCGCTGCCTCGTACACCGGCGACGTCGCGGGGCTGGCCGCGACCAGCCCGTCCGTCACCGGCGAGCCCCTGACCGGCGACTCCGCCGCCGAGGAGGCCTACACCGACTTCCAGGAGACCAACGAGGCGGAGGTGGTCTCCGAGCTCACGGCGGCCGTGCCGACCGCCGTGGTCGGCGAGTCCCTGCGCACCGTTTACGGCGGCGTCGCGGCGACGATCCCGGCCGACTCGGTCGAGGCCGTCCTCGCGCTCGACGGCGTCACGGCCGTCCAGAAGGACTCGCTCCACCAGCTGACGACCGACTCGAGCCCGGAGTTCATCAACGCCGGGCCGGCGTACTACGAGCTCGGCGGCACCGCGAACGCGGGGGAGGGCGTGCTCTACGGCAACCTCGACTCCGGCGTGTGGCCCGAGCACCCGTCGCTCGCCGACCAGGGCAACCTCAAGCCGCCGCCGGGCCCGGCCCGCGAGTGCGACTTCGGGGACAACCCGCTGACGCCCGAGGACGACCCGTTCGTCTGCACCAACAAGCTGGTCGGGGGCGCCGCGTTCCTCGACACGTACCTGTCCTCGCCCGAGCGCGCCGACGCCGAGATGTTCCACACCGCGCGTGACTCCGACGGCCACGGCACGCACACGTCGACCACTTCCGCTGGCAACATCGTCGAGGAGGTCTCGGCGCTCGGCACGGCGCTCGCCCCGATCCACGGAATCGCCCCCGGCGCGTGGGTCATGGAGTACAAGGTCTGCGGGATGGGCGGCTGCTTCTCGTCCGACTCGGCGGCCGCCGTCGGCCAGGCGATCATCGACGGCGTCGACGTCATCAACTTCTCGATCTCGGGCGGCACGTCGCCGTTCACCGACCCGGTGGAGCTCGCGTTCCTCGACGCGTACGCCGCGGGGATCACGGTCTCGACGTCGGCCGGCAACGACGGGCCCGGCGCCGCGACCGCGAACCACCTCTCGCCGTGGGTCATCTCGGTCGGCGCCTCGAGCCAGACGCGCGAGTTCGCCACGACGCTCACGCTGACGGCGGAGGACGGCACGGTCGCGACGTTCGACGGCGCGTCCCTCACCTCGGGCATCGAGGAGCTGCCGGTCGTGCTCGCCTCGGCCGCTCCGTACAGCTCCCCGCTGTGCGACGTCCCGGCCCCACCGGGAACGTTGACGGGCATGATCGTGGCGTGCGAGCGCGGGGGCAACGGGCGCGTGGAGAAGGGCTACAACGTGCTGCAGGGCGGCGCGGCGGCCATGGTGCTCTACAACCCGACGCTCGCGGACACGGAGACGGACAGCCACTGGCTGCCCGTCGTGCATCTCGCCGACGGCGCCGACTTCCTCACCTTCATGGGCGCGAAGTCCGGGGTCACCGGGTCCTTCCCAGCGGGTGAGCCGCGCGAGGGTCAGGGCGACGTGATGGCGGCGTTCTCGTCCCGCGGCCCGGCCGGGCTGTTCATCAAGCCGGACGTGACGGCCCCCGGCGTCCAGATCCTCGCCGGCGACACCCCGGTCTCCGAGTCCGTGGTCTCGGGACCGCCCGGGGAGTACTTCCAGGCGATCGCCGGCACCTCGATGTCGTCGCCGCAGGTGGCGGGCGCCGCCGTCCTGATCAAGGCCGTGCACCCGACGTGGACGCCGGGGCAGATCAAGTCCGCCCTGATGACGACGTCGATCACCGACGTGCTGAAGGAGGACACCGTCACGCCGGCGGACCCGTTCGACATGGGCGCGGGCCGCATCGACGTCGGCAACTCGATCGGCGCGGTCCTGACGTTCGACGAGACCGCGGACCGGTACTTCGCCCTCGGCGACGACCCGGTCAACGCCGTGCACCTGAACCTGCCGTCGATCAACGCGCCGGTGATGCCCGGACGGCTGACCACGACGCGCACGGTCGTGAACACAGGCAAGCGGACGGTGCGGGCAACCACGAGCGCGGACACCCCCGCGGAGTCGCGGATCACCGTGACCCCGAAGGCGCTCGAGATCAAGCCGGGCGAGTCGGCGACGATCACCATCACGATCGGGTCGGTCGCGCCGATCGGCGCGCAGCAGTTCGGCTCGGTCGTGATCACGCCGCGCCACGGCGGCGCGCTGCACCTGCCGGTCGCGTTCATCCACACGCAGGGTGACGTCTCGCTCGAGCAGACCTGCACGCCGACGCAGCTGCGGTTGTGGACCAAGAAGAACCCCTCCAACACGACCACCACCTGCACGGTCGAGGCCGTCAACAACTCGGCGGACGACCAGGTGGTCAGCCTCGACACCACGACCACCCGCAGCCTCCTGGTGACCGGCGCGACGGGGGCCACCGTCGCGAACCCGCACAAGGTCGAGCTGCACGACGTGACCCTCGCTGGCTCGCAGCCGGGTGTCCCGTCAGTCGCCTCGGGTGCTTCGCCGGCCGGGTACCTGCCGCTCGACGCGTTCGGCATCGCGCCGATCGCCGTGGGCGACGAGGAGGTCGTCAACCTCGACGTCCCGGCGTTCGCGTACAACGGGCGGTCGTACAGCTCGATCGGGGTGACGTCCAACGGCTACCTCGTCGCGGGGGGCGCCACCTCCGAGGATCTCGAGTGCTGCAACCTGCCCAACGGGCCGGACCCGGCCCGGCCGAACGACCTGCTCGCGCCGTTCTGGACCGACCTCGACGGCACCGGCGCGCCGGGTGTGTTCGCCGGCGTGCTGACGGACGGCGTCAACAGGTGGGTCGTCGTCGAGTTCCGGCTCAACGTGTTCGGGACGACGAGCCAGCGGGTGTTCGAGGTCTGGCTGGGCGCGACGGGCGACCCCACGCCGGCCCAGGACGTCAGCTTCGCGTACGACCCCGCCAACCTGCCGGCGGATCCGGCCGGGCAGGCATTCCTGGTCGGCGCGGAGAACGGCGTCGGGGATGGCGCGGTCCAGGCCGTGCTGCCGACGACGGACCTCGTCATCACCTCGACCGATCCCGTCCCGGGTGACGTCGCGAGCTACACCTTCAAGGCGCGGGCGGCCTGGCAGGGCATCGCTCTGGTGCGGACGGAGATGGTGGCCAGCGGCGTGCCGGGGGTGACGGTCGAGCAGGATCAGATCACGGTCAAGAAGATCCCCTAG
- a CDS encoding histidine kinase N-terminal 7TM domain-containing diguanylate cyclase, producing MHELVHVVSLLAAGVAACCGALVWRRRRSSPLATSLALMMFGGASWALAAGLAGLATTGTARLALNYAVYPGVALSVAALFWYFLVLAGYGRLLTRRTVALLSIQPAILILVIVTDPWHHLFYARAGLDAAGTFTIVTGPLYWVHVAYSYPLLLIGLAALVGAMRRAVAGHRRVYAEVLAGSLLPLVGNAVTIAVSPGAPSVDLTPVLFLATAAWWLRIEGRGTPQRLVPIAARQVIGALDDSILVLDPDGRLVDANPAGRAFVGRVSAQHRLATPIGAHWNDVVGPEIATLVARVALQTFPLPDGSVVEVRANEITGDDGTNLGRVILIRDVTEVERLRSELVIQASHDPLTGLHNRRHFDLSLAEAMRLATADADPLSVVMIDVDRFKTVNDSRGHAVGDRVLVDVAHTLARDTRVDDLVVRYGGDEFMILLPRTTEAVAAERAAAWRLACAALSFTSVGEPFGVTISAGVAQMPAGATPDEFLHRADKALYQAKSAGRDAVAVA from the coding sequence GTGCACGAGCTCGTCCACGTCGTCTCCCTCCTCGCCGCGGGAGTCGCGGCGTGCTGCGGCGCCCTGGTGTGGCGGCGTCGGCGCTCGTCACCGCTGGCAACATCGCTCGCACTGATGATGTTCGGCGGCGCGTCCTGGGCGCTGGCCGCCGGCCTGGCCGGGCTCGCCACGACGGGGACCGCGCGTCTCGCGCTCAACTACGCCGTGTACCCGGGCGTCGCGCTGAGCGTCGCTGCCCTGTTCTGGTACTTCCTCGTCCTCGCCGGGTACGGCCGGCTGCTGACCCGGCGCACCGTCGCGCTGCTGTCGATCCAGCCCGCCATCCTGATCCTGGTCATCGTCACCGACCCCTGGCATCACCTGTTCTACGCCCGCGCCGGCCTCGACGCCGCCGGGACGTTCACCATCGTGACCGGGCCGCTCTACTGGGTCCACGTCGCGTACAGCTACCCCCTGCTGCTGATCGGGCTCGCCGCGCTGGTCGGCGCGATGCGACGCGCCGTCGCCGGCCACCGGCGCGTGTACGCCGAGGTCCTCGCCGGCTCGCTGCTGCCGCTCGTCGGCAACGCGGTGACCATCGCCGTGAGCCCGGGCGCCCCGTCGGTCGACCTCACGCCGGTCCTGTTCCTCGCGACCGCCGCCTGGTGGCTGCGCATCGAGGGACGCGGAACGCCGCAGCGGCTCGTTCCGATCGCCGCCCGGCAGGTGATCGGCGCGCTCGACGACTCGATCCTGGTGCTCGACCCCGACGGCCGGCTCGTCGACGCGAACCCAGCCGGCCGGGCGTTCGTCGGGCGGGTGTCGGCGCAGCACCGGCTCGCTACGCCCATCGGCGCGCACTGGAACGACGTCGTCGGCCCGGAGATCGCGACCCTCGTGGCTCGGGTCGCGCTGCAGACCTTCCCGCTGCCAGACGGATCCGTCGTCGAGGTCCGCGCGAACGAGATCACAGGCGACGACGGCACCAACCTCGGCAGGGTGATCCTCATCCGCGACGTCACGGAGGTCGAGCGGCTGCGCAGCGAGCTCGTCATCCAGGCCTCGCACGACCCGCTGACCGGACTGCACAACCGCCGCCACTTCGACCTCAGCCTCGCCGAGGCGATGCGCCTGGCGACCGCAGACGCCGACCCGCTCAGCGTCGTGATGATTGACGTCGACCGGTTCAAGACCGTCAACGACTCGCGTGGCCACGCCGTCGGCGATCGCGTGCTGGTCGACGTCGCGCACACCCTCGCCCGGGACACCCGCGTGGACGACCTCGTCGTCCGGTACGGCGGCGACGAGTTCATGATCCTGCTGCCGCGCACGACCGAGGCGGTCGCGGCCGAGCGCGCCGCCGCGTGGCGGCTGGCCTGCGCAGCCCTGAGCTTCACGAGCGTCGGGGAACCGTTCGGCGTCACGATCAGCGCGGGCGTCGCCCAGATGCCGGCCGGCGCCACCCCGGACGAGTTCCTGCACCGAGCCGACAAGGCCCTCTACCAGGCGAAGTCGGCGGGCCGAGACGCGGTAGCGGTCGCGTAG
- a CDS encoding OmpA family protein: protein MRRAVGLVVLVALAAVGCTAGSGGSEPTESLGVAYLVESDPSADASAAADVAAQAAFERDLRQLLTLPPIPSFTIPTQALSSAENQRISAELELEPGLYQGIAVLDARCTDAGDAAPADGAAGAAGAAGSTGAAQHFDDGTVDVTIGADGTGTYDAPDLHVAVLAGGGGVYDDGTTRVSVAADGSGTYSSGERRFTVRADRSGSYSDADTRIWFDDSGAGGYEDADMRLSFTAAGSMFGDGEPAAVAAVQAVLADRLPLFPPVPSLKPIEPTGTVCGTVIRLDANVLFEFDRAEVQPDGQAYLQRVATLLAAVGSPRAQINGYTDQVGDEEYNVDLSTRRADAVRDLLVGFGLSPDSLSTAGLGETRPLRPETHPDGTDDPAARQLNRRVEIVLPNS, encoded by the coding sequence ATGCGGCGAGCGGTTGGGCTGGTGGTGCTCGTCGCGCTCGCGGCGGTCGGGTGCACCGCGGGTTCCGGTGGCAGCGAGCCGACAGAATCGCTCGGCGTCGCCTACCTCGTGGAGTCCGACCCGAGCGCTGACGCGAGCGCCGCCGCCGACGTCGCCGCCCAGGCCGCGTTCGAGCGGGACCTGCGCCAGCTGTTGACGCTGCCGCCGATCCCCTCGTTCACCATCCCGACCCAGGCGCTCTCGAGCGCCGAGAACCAGCGGATCTCGGCCGAGCTCGAGCTCGAACCGGGGCTGTACCAGGGCATCGCCGTCCTCGACGCGCGCTGCACCGACGCGGGCGACGCCGCGCCCGCCGATGGGGCCGCGGGGGCCGCCGGCGCGGCCGGGTCGACCGGCGCCGCCCAGCACTTCGACGACGGGACCGTCGACGTCACGATCGGCGCCGACGGAACGGGCACCTACGACGCGCCCGACCTGCACGTCGCGGTGCTCGCCGGCGGCGGGGGCGTCTACGACGACGGCACCACCCGCGTGTCGGTCGCCGCCGACGGCTCGGGCACCTACTCGAGCGGCGAGCGCCGCTTCACGGTCCGGGCGGACCGCTCGGGTTCCTACTCGGACGCCGACACCCGGATCTGGTTCGACGACAGCGGCGCCGGCGGCTACGAGGACGCAGACATGCGGCTGTCGTTCACCGCCGCCGGGTCGATGTTCGGCGACGGCGAGCCCGCGGCCGTCGCGGCGGTGCAGGCCGTGCTCGCCGATCGCCTGCCGCTGTTTCCCCCCGTGCCGAGCCTGAAGCCGATCGAGCCGACCGGGACCGTCTGCGGCACCGTGATCCGGCTCGACGCCAACGTGCTGTTCGAGTTCGACCGCGCGGAGGTCCAACCCGACGGCCAGGCCTACCTGCAGCGCGTCGCGACCCTGCTCGCGGCGGTCGGCTCCCCCCGCGCCCAGATCAACGGGTACACCGACCAGGTCGGCGACGAGGAGTACAACGTCGACCTGTCGACGCGGCGCGCCGACGCCGTCCGGGACCTGCTGGTCGGGTTCGGGCTGAGCCCCGACTCGCTGTCGACCGCCGGCCTGGGCGAGACCCGACCGCTGCGGCCCGAGACGCACCCGGACGGCACCGACGACCCGGCCGCGCGCCAGCTCAACCGCCGCGTCGAGATCGTGCTGCCGAACTCCTGA
- a CDS encoding right-handed parallel beta-helix repeat-containing protein: MTAGAATDGAVTGRAGRRRRRLLATAALVAAGLVVSAGCTGTSDATGPATKEATLGPEPEVTDMTAGAPLAPTNGTTDDATDNPPDDDDDDDDDGDDDDGDLASLDAPSAIPDWMSAPTPTTAPCPAPTVRVGDAAELQAALDGAGPGTVIGLAAGVYTGNFVATASGSPERPARLCGPADAVIDGGNQEKGYALHLDGAQFWVLQGFTVRNAQKGVMADGTTGSVLSGLTVYGIGDEAIHLRGGSTDTLVEGNTISDTGRRKPKFGEGVYIGTAHSNWCDVSDCEPDLSDHNRVIGNLVYATTSEAIDVKEGTTGGLVQGNQFDGSGLVEADSWVDVKGNDWAITGNVGRATVLDGFQTHDVSDGWGTGNVFAENTGSLGDDPDGFLVALRPANENVVQCSNRLLGGVGGLSNESCG, from the coding sequence GTGACGGCTGGCGCCGCGACCGACGGCGCCGTGACGGGCAGGGCGGGCCGGCGGCGTCGTCGGCTGCTGGCCACGGCCGCGCTGGTCGCGGCCGGGCTGGTCGTCTCCGCCGGCTGCACCGGCACGTCCGACGCGACCGGGCCGGCGACGAAGGAGGCCACGCTGGGACCGGAGCCGGAGGTGACCGACATGACGGCCGGAGCCCCGCTGGCGCCAACGAACGGCACGACCGACGATGCGACCGACAATCCACCGGACGACGACGACGACGACGACGACGACGGCGACGACGACGACGGCGACCTCGCGAGCCTCGACGCGCCGTCGGCCATCCCGGACTGGATGTCGGCCCCGACCCCGACGACGGCGCCCTGCCCGGCGCCGACCGTGCGGGTCGGCGACGCGGCCGAACTGCAGGCCGCCCTCGACGGTGCCGGGCCCGGCACCGTGATCGGGCTCGCGGCGGGCGTGTACACCGGCAACTTCGTCGCCACGGCCTCCGGCTCGCCCGAGCGCCCCGCGCGCCTGTGTGGGCCGGCCGACGCGGTGATCGACGGCGGGAACCAGGAGAAGGGCTACGCGCTGCACCTGGACGGCGCGCAGTTCTGGGTGCTGCAGGGGTTCACGGTCCGCAACGCCCAGAAGGGGGTCATGGCCGACGGCACGACCGGATCCGTCCTGAGCGGGCTGACCGTCTACGGGATCGGGGACGAGGCGATCCACTTGCGCGGAGGCAGCACGGACACCCTCGTCGAGGGGAACACGATCAGCGACACGGGGCGGCGTAAGCCGAAGTTCGGCGAGGGCGTCTACATCGGCACTGCGCACAGCAACTGGTGCGACGTCTCGGACTGCGAACCGGACCTCAGCGACCACAACCGCGTGATCGGGAACCTCGTCTACGCCACCACGAGCGAGGCGATCGACGTCAAGGAGGGCACGACCGGCGGGCTCGTGCAGGGCAACCAGTTCGACGGCTCGGGGCTGGTCGAGGCCGACTCGTGGGTGGACGTCAAGGGCAACGACTGGGCGATCACCGGCAACGTCGGCCGCGCCACGGTGCTGGACGGGTTCCAGACCCACGACGTGTCCGACGGCTGGGGCACGGGCAACGTGTTCGCCGAGAACACCGGCTCGCTGGGCGACGACCCGGACGGCTTCCTGGTGGCGTTGCGGCCCGCGAACGAGAACGTCGTGCAGTGCTCCAACCGGCTGCTGGGCGGGGTGGGCGGGCTGTCGAACGAGAGCTGCGGCTGA